The DNA sequence tatatatatatatatatatatatatatataatatgtataaatatattatatatatatatatatatacacatgtatatgtattttgtatgtgtatgtattattGCGATCAtttgacatccctagtaataactATTTTTGATTCAGACAAACTCCTTTTGTTGAAACAAATGGAATATTTACCTCTCTCATGGTAGACTCTTGACTGGCGCTCGTTTTTTGTACGGTGTGATGGTTCTCTCCTTGCTTTTCAAACGGGATTCTTCATCTGTAAAAATGTGAAATAGCCGTGAAGATTGCTTAAAGGCGAACTGTACGGTTTTGCTTTGCGAGATgaacggaaaaaaaatacaataaaagacGCTCGTTTTCagcaactttcttttttttaacccatCGTGTGGATTCAAGTAACACTCAGTAATCAaacaggaagatatgaacatcccatcaatcGACATCCTAGCGAGAGCAGACATTTTacctaagtgattgttttattatgttcgtagtttgcatATCTTTGTTTTCTGTATGTAGACGTGCAGAAAGATCATTACCTCTACCAGCAAAAAGAGCTAAACCTCCGAGGCGAGGTGGTGCGTCCGGTTGCCCGTGGTGTCTAATTTCTGGTGAATTCTGAGGCACAGAGGACTTTTTGTCCTGACGTGCTTGGTCCCAAATGTAGAAACATCTCACCTATCAGCAAAATATTCTTGTTTGCATACAAGTCATTTTCAGAAAGAGACGGAGGCCAAAAGACACAGCCAACTGTTTTAGACAGGTGACAAAACACCAGGAAGCAGCGATCGCTGGCTAGTAACAGCCAAAATTGTAAGCAGATAAGAATGATCTCTTACTCCCTGAAAACTATTTGTTTGCACACGAAAATATTTGACGAATGATGAACGTAATCGATGCCTCCTCCCAACACACCTGCTGTATGCTGGCATGCCTCAGTGGAACTTGActccgcctccctcccacggTGTTTAATGTCTGACGATTGGACTACTTGGTTGATAGTCAAATGAGACTCCTCCCAATACAATCGTCAAATCTTTGACTATTTGAAGACAGCCCTGGAATGTTTCAATCTTTGCAATCAACTAAATTGTCTTAGTCCAGTTTCCCAAAGTTCATAGTAAATTATCCAAAAGTATGTTTTAGTGAAGAACCAAATGGATGCAAAGGTTTTACCTGTTCCTTCACATTGTCGTTGTCATCCTCCACCAAGTCTCCCAGCCACTGACTCCCACCTCGAATTGTCTTTGCTtcactttgatttgtgtttttaaCAACGACTGGATCTGAAGGGACTTTGAACAGCAGCTTGCCGTTGGCGATGACAATGGACACCAGGCGCCGGACATCCTCTGGCACCGTGCGGGCCACCATGACAAAGCGCTCCAGTTGATCAAGCGTCAGGACTTTGCCCGGATCCTGACACAGGGAGTCAAGGGGCCAGCCGGCCAAGTTTAACCCACTCAGCGTTTGTTGTAAGATCAATGCTGAATCCTCAACAACTGACAGTTGTTTACACAGTCTCTTTTGAAGGTTGGCATCGGTCAAATGTCGCGCATTTCCCTTAATGTCAGCGGCAAAATGTAGAAAGCATGTCACGGAACATGCAATACCTTCTGCCGCAACTTGAATCTCCTTCAGGTGTTTCTCCAGATGTTCTTTGTTCCTCCACCGGCTGCTGACAAACTCCATGAGCTTGGGAACAGCCTGGCAAACGGACTGCTGCAGGTCCAGTAATCTGCGACAGGCCTCGTCTTGTCCGAGCGTCACTTCTCTCAAAGCCTCCTGAGGAGATGAGCTCAGAGCAAGAGAGTCACAAGAACTGCTTGAGGAGCTGGACGCGGTGCTGATTCTTTGACTCTGGTCTGCAGAGGAAGATACGCTTCCACTGCTTTTTGCGTCTCCCTGCAACAGCAACTCTACACTTCCCTGAGATCTACACCTCAGAAAGTTCTTTACCCTGAAGAGGTTATGACCAGTGCTTGGGTCACTCCGGCACTCCAAAGGTAAATGGTCACTAACAGGATCGCTGAGAACTTGGCTAAGCAAATCTTCTTTCGGTGCAAAGTTTTCCGTGAGCCTTTGCGTTGGAGGCATGTCGTAAATCGGGACTCTTGGCAGTAAATTGGGTGGACTCGGGTAGCCAAGAAAACAGGGTTTTGGTATATCGTAAAGCAAAGCATTTGGTGGCAGTGTTCTGTTTGGACTAGCTTGCAAAGGAAGCGTGTCGTACAGGTGGCTGCCAACACATTTGGAAGGAagtgtattattgttgttttggACTCTGTCTTGCTTGTCAGTACCCACTGGTATATCATAGATCCAACCAGACTTGCAGCAATTGGGTAAAGTGCTGTACCCGCTGACCTCTTCATGTTGGCCACCAGGGACTGAAGACGCAGGGATGTCACAGCTAGGGCCTCGATGCATGGATGCTGGTGATTTATACACCTGTTGACAACAACAAAGTCAATATGATGGGCACCTATTGGAAGCACATACAAGGGTGCTTCAGATTAATGTTTGAAcacttttcatccaggatgtctctgtacattgctgcattcatgttAGTCTAATtaaggaggtgaccaagaacctgatggtcactcagtcagagctacagcattcctctgtgaagagaggagaaccttccagaaacaCAACCATCTCTGTCGCAATCcaacaatcaggcctgtatggtagagtggccatacggaagccattccttagtaaaaagtttgccaaaatgcacctgaaagactctcagactatgagaaacaaaattctctggtctggtgAGACAAAAATTGAACTCTGCCATGAAttccaggcatcatgtttggaggaaaccaggcaccgctcatcaccaggccaatttCATCCCtagagtgaagcatggtggtggcagcatcatgctgtgtggATGGTTTTTAGCGTTGGGAACTGGGAgacgagtcaggatagagggaaagatgaatgcagcaaagtaCAGAAACACACTGGCTAGCCTCGGTTTTCCGGAAAATCCCAATTTTAGTCCTTAATCTTTGGGTCTTATTTTTTTCCCTAATTTTTCCTTCCATGAAAAAAATTCCTGACCAGTACTACAGCTGCTGCATTGATCGTGTCCACTTGACTCAAGCCTCGGCAAAAGCCGGATTCGTGTGTTACGTAATTTAAACACAAGCAAACCGCCAAAACACATGCAatacaataaaaaacacaatggaaGTACGATGAACCTGGAAGTTAGCTATGGATGTACAAATGAGATACATTAAatgaatgaatatttaaatagttacttaaatgtgtcaattaATTCAAATCAAACACACAAATGTGTCACATTTAATGTTCATgattattgatttaattattttatgatttaatgaattatttatcgatttaattatttcacaatttacttAATTATTGAATCCAGCACCACCACCACCccgggagggacaagcggtagaaaatggatggatgaattgctTTGGCGGTTAGTGTGTGTTTTGGGTGTTAGAGCGTGTCTGCCCCTGTCAGCAACCGTAAGAAccatttaatttcattttataTAGTTGTTCATTTTTAATTATTGTGTATCTTATTTTAAGCCCCTTTGCCCCAACATTTGTTCACGCTTTTTATTAACGGAAAAATCTAACTTGAATTCAAAAGGAATGCAACAAAGGACAGAAAATGTCCAGGGAAATTTgacattatattcttatcagtgacggagcaggaatagGCTAGGAATAAGGTTTGGGGTAAATGTTCATATGAAGCGCCATGTCATTCATGAATTGACATTTCACATACATTTCTTCACACAAAACAGAGAGCCTCACGCTGATCTGGGTATACATTCATAGGTATCGCCATTCATTACTTTTGCATGAACATATTTATCTGGACAGTAATTGCTCAAAAGCACTTGGAGAATGAAGAATTTGGAGGAGGTCTCTATGAATATTATGTGAATTTAGTAAGATGGGAGCAGGACTCCCTGCAGGAAGACAGGAAATAAAGAACATGTGGACTTTTCCCGCCAGGCTAATGCTCAAGTCGCAAGCTTCCATAAACTGTTAAACTGTGCATCTGGGATTTTGCAGCCGTTTTTTGTGTGATCGCCACTGCCTAAaatgccagattttttttttgtttgcgccAAAAGTTGAGATGGTTTTAGGTTTATTTTCATCAATAAATGTTCATAAGCCTGTGATTTTATGATTTTGTTGTCAAGGTTTTAAGTGTCATTCGTTTCTCTAACTTaaaataaacatttcaacaaatatgaatatgaatatatatatatatatatatatatacacacacacacattatgtcaggaaaaaacactgaggctatttcatccctacaagcctgtttcgcaggtttcccctgctcttcagggaataAAAAccccaggtttccctgctcttcagggaataaaatcccctgaagagcagggaaacctgcgaaacaggcttgtagggatgaaatagcctctgtgttttttcctgacctaacgtatatttcactctaccccggtattgagcactgtacaacggataaaccacagaaacctcgacacacacatatatacatatatatatatatatatatatatatatatatatatatatatatatatatatatatatataatatatatatatatatacatatacatatacatatatatatatatatacatatacatatatacatatatacatatacatatatatatacatatatatatatatacatatatatatatatatacacatatatatatatatatatacatatatatatatacacatatatatatatacacatatatatatatatatacacatatatatatatacatatatatatacatatacatatatatatatatatatatatatatatatacatatatatatacatatatatatacatatatatatacatatatatatacatatatatacatatatatatatatacatatatatacatatatatacatatatatatatacatatatatacatatatatacatatacatatatatacatatacatatatatatatatatatatatacatatatatacatacatatacatatatatacatatatatacatatacatatatatatatatacatatacatatatatacatatacatatatatatatatatatatatacatatatatatacatatatatacatatacatatatatatatatacatatatatatacatatatatacatatacatatatatatacatatatacatatatatacatatatatatatacatacatacatatatatatatatatatacatatatatatatatatacatatatacatatatatatacatatatatatacatatatacatacatacatatatatatatatatatacatatatatatatatatatactatatatatatatatatatacatatatatatacatatacatatatatacatacatacatacatatacatatatatacatacatacatacatatacatatatatacatacatacatacatacatacatacatacatacatacatacatacatacatacatacatacatacatacatacatacatatatatatatatatatatacatacatatatatatatatatacatatacacacatatatatatatatatatatatatatatatatatatatatatatatatatatatatatatatacatatatatatatatatatatatatatacatatatatatgtatatatatatatatatatatatatatatatatatatatatatatatatatatatatatatacatatatatatatatatatatatatatatatatatatatacatatatatatatatatatacatatatatatatatatatatacatatatatatatatatatatatacatatatatatatatatacatatatacatatatatatatatatacatatatatatacatatatatatatatatatatatacacacacaccagtggcgtgcggtgaggctaatgtctggtgaggcacgactgcatcatcacagtcagatttacaaacatatgaacctgcagtgcaggtgtacctaatgttgtgtccctgcggtcgttcgcggctcctgcagcgcgagcattgttgtttttgcactttttggcttcttgttaagtgacttttttggggtggattcggtcttgcatgtGGAGGGTTTGGGTTTGGGCTTTGGtaggtgtggccgcggcgctccagtcgggcggtgcattctgcggcggaggtgcttggcaccaggaggcggggttatgagacgagcctctcacagtgtgtcttcgcagcagttttatgaatgctcagcactaaaaatacgttacacacatacagttgttgacaaaatacactgtacattatatacctcagctaactaaactatggaaatgtataatataattcatatagcaatacggtctcactgcacagcaggccagcagttagccaagtcattgcgcacaatccatggtgaggcacaaatcagtgacgtgcctcaactggctgctgatcaccgcaccgtctcttctcagtatttgaacggcaaatgtgaaaataaaaataaaaataatctaaaactggtgaagttaaatggaaaataactttagtataatcactggatacatataacaatttaataattttttttctctttttacttttttttttctttccatgatggcaggtgaggccgtgcctcccctgcctctagtgacggcacgccactgacacacacacacacatatatgtatatatatatatatatatatatatatatatatatatgtatatatatatatatatatatatatatatatatgtatatatatatatatatatatatatatatatatatatatatatatatatatatatatatatatatgacacacatatatatatacatatatgtatatacatatatgtatatatatatatatatatatatatatatatatatatatacatatatgtatatatatatatatatatatatgtgtgtgtgatatatatatacacacatacatacatatatatatacatatactgtacatatatatatacatatatatatatatacacacatacatatgtatatacatatactgtacatatatatatatatacatatatatatacacacatacatatatatatatacatatactgtacacatatatatatatatatatatatatatatatatatatatatatatacacacatacatatatatatatacatatactgtatatatatatacatacacatatatatatatatatacatatacaaatatatatatacatacacatatatatatatatatatacatatacaaatatatatatatatatatattatatatatagagtacaagccatttacattgtagattgtcattttATGAGGTTCaacaggtagtcacctgaaatggttctcacttcacaggtgtgcttgaagctcatcgagagaatgcaaagagtgtgcaaagcagtaatcagagcaaaaggtggctattttgatgaaactagaatataaaatatgttttcagttatttcacctttttttgttaagtacataactccacatgtgttcattcataattttgatgtgacaatctacaatgtaaatagtcatgaaaattaagaaaacccattgaatgaggagaaggtgtgtccaaactttgggcctgtactgtataaaatATGCATGAGACTTGCAAggattggacaaagttgcgaggGCGTGT is a window from the Entelurus aequoreus isolate RoL-2023_Sb linkage group LG26, RoL_Eaeq_v1.1, whole genome shotgun sequence genome containing:
- the cass4 gene encoding cas scaffolding protein family member 4, whose amino-acid sequence is MIKFAKALYDNTAECADELAFRKGDVLSVTNQNLAGTSGWWMCSLHGRQGLAPANRLQLIESSVSHRTEKRKSETNDSVPNIYQIPSLPKNGHKNAVYKTPTTYLSASVTSNHVVLKQNTEDMKVYKSPASMHRGPSCDIPASSVPGGQHEEVSGYSTLPNCCKSGWIYDIPVGTDKQDRVQNNNNTLPSKCVGSHLYDTLPLQASPNRTLPPNALLYDIPKPCFLGYPSPPNLLPRVPIYDMPPTQRLTENFAPKEDLLSQVLSDPVSDHLPLECRSDPSTGHNLFRVKNFLRCRSQGSVELLLQGDAKSSGSVSSSADQSQRISTASSSSSSSCDSLALSSSPQEALREVTLGQDEACRRLLDLQQSVCQAVPKLMEFVSSRWRNKEHLEKHLKEIQVAAEGIACSVTCFLHFAADIKGNARHLTDANLQKRLCKQLSVVEDSALILQQTLSGLNLAGWPLDSLCQDPGKVLTLDQLERFVMVARTVPEDVRRLVSIVIANGKLLFKVPSDPVVVKNTNQSEAKTIRGGSQWLGDLVEDDNDNVKEQSESRRQSFQSCPVNLEERRASSMPEHCRLYFGALQKALGVFLGSLEAGQPPETFISQSKLVIMVGQRLVDTLCKEAHSGGSSHSLLGKSNHLCALLKQLAVGTKRAALDFPDQQALAELQQFAQELSHRTQYFRLEYTNADRLDND